One part of the Rutidosis leptorrhynchoides isolate AG116_Rl617_1_P2 chromosome 1, CSIRO_AGI_Rlap_v1, whole genome shotgun sequence genome encodes these proteins:
- the LOC139843748 gene encoding uncharacterized protein — protein sequence MDVDAQPTMEETVLVGDDLMMGPPSPIVPPEIASHVLEGVNVCDGILRNLFLCLQVNDIEPFCQEEIALYRECAEKRDKELRQRLQDSEYKLGLSMSLDIAKERVFQLESESTMLERRLILASGVEGADGFRQRWSLHGRLTDTKKRLEALKQGLEIRKKDNTSTTIIKVPTTKKWFFW from the exons ATGGATG TTGACGCACAACCAACGATGGAGGAAACTGTTTTGGTTGGGGATGATTTAATGATGGGGCCTCCATCACCAATCGTTCCACCTGAAATTGCTTCTCATGTACTCGAAGGTGTTAATGTATGTGACGGAATTTTACGAAACCtgtttttat GTCTGCAAGTTAATGATATAGAGCCGTTTTGTCAAGAAGAGATTGCATTGTATCGGGAGTGCGCAGAGAAACGG GACAAGGAACTTAGACAACGACTTCAAGATAGCGAATATAAGTTAGGTTTATCGATGTCGTTGGATATAGCAAAAGAAAGAGTTTTTCAGCTTGAGTCTGAAAGCACAATGTTAGAAAG GCGTTTGATTCTTGCTAGTGGGGTCGAAGGTGCGGACGGATTTCGCCAAAGATGGAGTTTGCATGGCCGTCTTACTGATACCAA GAAAAGGTTGGAGGCATTAAAGCAAGGACTTGAAATTAGGAAAAAAGACAACACCTCCACAACAATTATTAAAGTTCCAACTACGAAAAAATGGTTCTTTTGGTGA
- the LOC139880263 gene encoding photosystem I reaction center subunit IV A, chloroplastic-like encodes MASCSMASAASSFVVTPNVTSNTTTVKTNMICMLPYQNNRGSSLVVRAAEAADPPAATQEPVKDEKPKPPPIGPKRGTKVRILRKESYWFKGVGSVVTVDQDPKTRYPVVVRFNKVNYANVSTNNYALDEIQEVV; translated from the exons ATGGCAAGTTGCAGTATGGCTTCTGCAGCTTCAAGCTTTGTAGTGACACCAAATGTCACCTCTAACACAACCACAGTTAAAACCAATATGATTTGCATGTTACCTTACCAGAACAATAGAGGTTCAAGCCTTGTTGTACGGGCGGCTGAAGCGGCCGACCCACCAGCTGCGACTCAAGAACCGGTTAAGGACGAGAAGCCTAAGCCGCCACCAATTGGTCCCAAGAGAGGAACCAAG GTGAGAATACTGAGGAAGGAGTCTTATTGGTTCAAAGGAGTGGGATCAGTTGTGACCGTAGATCAG GACCCGAAGACTCGGTACCCAGTTGTTGTGAGGTTTAACAAAGTGAATTATGCAAACGTCTCAACCAATAACTATGCATTGGATGAGATTCAAGAAGTAGTTTGA